The Euphorbia lathyris chromosome 8, ddEupLath1.1, whole genome shotgun sequence genome has a window encoding:
- the LOC136202810 gene encoding protein BUNDLE SHEATH DEFECTIVE 2, chloroplastic — translation MIPKPLRILATGTALCLGGVAALNITSSIAIGAFRYANDLKMRKNALPCGVCRGKGFYICKLCQGNATIKWSPLYDPIAINPCLCPTCDGNRVQRCLNCLGKGYSYGS, via the exons ATGATTCCCAAACCACTACGCATACTGGCTACCGGCACTGCTTTGTGCTTGGGTGGAGTGGCAGCTCTCAATATCACTTCTTCCATCGCCATTGGAGCTTTTCGCTAtgcaaatgacctcaaaatg AGAAAGAATGCTTTGCCATGTGGGGTTTGCAGAGGAAAAGGGTTTTATATATGCAAGTTGTGCCAAGGCAATGCTACTATCAAGTGGTCTCCTTTGTATGATCCTATTGCTATTAACCCTTGTCTTTGCCCTACCTGTGATGGTAACAG GGTTCAGCGCTGTCTAAACTGCCTTGGCAAGGGATATAGTTATGGTTCTTAA